A section of the Schistosoma haematobium chromosome ZW, whole genome shotgun sequence genome encodes:
- the EIF3B gene encoding translation initiation factor eIF-3b like protein (EggNog:ENOG410V6FD~COG:J~BUSCO:EOG091G02V5), which translates to MPSFAGLDVDDEEIIPDILDQKPKVEDHLGSTIIVDGCPVVGPAKFELLKKFLLDKFSKIGPIVDHEFPLDNEKQTKGYIFITYENGKAASQAVRTMNNVPLDKNHTFQVTLLSDFERVTNVPTEWVPPPKQEYKDLGNLKSWLLNEFCRDQFAVVYNDGETGSVYWHTAVEPVVAEERAHWTDGWMRWSPRGTYLATMHSLGIILWGGEKFQRIGRFPHSGVKTIEFSPMEQFMITLSPSPNFPTDERADAIVWDVKRCVSRREFSVPIDFHPAFKWSPKDEYFACLRDGVISIYCASNFRLLDKKKIGGNIRDFSWSPSDNILAYWVPESDNTPARVVLLEVPSRQELCTKNLFSVAEISLLWHEQGDFLAVQVLRCAKKKLDGEKQVKYVGTYTNFEIVRLREKLYPVDQLEVKGTVSNFQWEPCGTRFAFLQSVTSGKLSIAIYDVSRGTNVREVTVLDLASPRTNDLRWSSKGGIIVAAGLRSADGILEFISANEGQILAKGEHPTVSDIQWDPTGRYIATTVSSFYQKNDNAIWFWNCVGRCLYKMNLRGIRTFIWRPRPPTLLSAEQLQAIKKNMAKYNSQLANEDRMLASKASRELLEKRQKLLTEFNIWKNAIIKLYNKDEEERFRLRGSGADTSSREPQTEEELEILISAVHETIRKNTDE; encoded by the exons ATGCCGTCGTTTGCAGGTTTGGACGTTGACGATGAGG AAATTATTCCTGATATTCTGGACCAGAAACCCAAAGTTGAAGACCATCTGGGTTCAACAATTATAGTGGATGGATGTCCTGTTGTTGGCCCAGCTAAATTCGAGCTTCTTAAAAAGTTTTTGCTAGATAAATTTTCGAAAATCGGCCCGATAGTAGATCATGAGTTCCCTTTGgataatgaaaaacaaacaaaaggatATATTTTCATTACCTACGAGAACGGAAAGGCAGCATCACAAGCTGTCCGAACCATGAATAATGTTCCTCTGGACAAGAATCACACTTTCCAGGTTACTCTATTGTCAGATTTCGAACGAGTAACAAATGTTCCGACTGAATGGGTACCTCCACCCAAACAAGAATATAAGGATTTA GGTAATTTAAAGAGCTGGTTGTTGAATGAGTTTTGTCGGGACCAGTTTGCGGTTGTCTATAATGATGGTGAAACTGGATCCGTTTATTGGCATACTGCTGTCGAACCAGTTGTGGCTGAAGAACGGGCTCATTGGACTGATGGGTGGATGCGATGGTCACCCAGAGGGACTTATTTGGCAACAATGCATTCTTTGGGTATTATTTTATGGGGCGGTGAGAAGTTCCAAAGAATCGGTCGTTTTCCCCATTCAGGTGTCAAAACAATAGAATTTTCACCCATGGAACA ATTTATGATAACTTTGAGTCCAAGTCCCAACTTTCCCACCGATGAACGTGCAGACGCAATCGTATGGGATGTGAAGCGCTGTGTTAGTCGTCGAGAGTTCTCCGTTCCAATCGATTTCCATCCGGCCTTCAAATGGTCTCCAAAGGATGAATATTTTGCTTGCTTGCGAGATGGTGTCATTAGTATTTACTGTGCTAGCAATTTTAGACTTTTGGATAAAAAGAAAATTGGGGGCAATATTCGTGATTTTTCTTGGTCACCGTCTGATAATATTTTAGCGTACTGGGTACCTGAATCTGATAATACTCCAGCCAG aGTTGTTCTTTTGGAAGTACCAAGTCGTCAGGAACTATGCACAAAGAATTTATTTTCCGTAGCTGAAATCAGTCTTCTATGGCATGAACAAGGTGACTTTTTAGCTGTTCAGGTATTAAGGTGTGCAAAAAAGAAGTTGGACGGTGAAAAGCAAGTGAAATATGTG GGTACCTACACCAATTTTGAAATTGTTCGTTTAAGAGAAAAATTATATCCTGTTGATCAGCTGGAAGTTAAAGGCACTGTATCGAATTTTCAATGGGAACCTTGTGGTACGCGTTTCGCTTTCTTACAATCTGTAACAAGTGGAAAATTGTCAATCGCTATTTATGATGTATCTCGTGGAACTAATGTTCGCGAAGTTACTGTTCTTGATCTTGCTTCACCTCGAACCAATGATCTTCGTTGGTCATCTAAGGGTGGGATTATTGTAGCAGCAGGTTTAAGAAg tgCTGATGGTATACTGGAATTCATTTCAGCAAATGAGGGTCAGATTTTAGCTAAGGGAGAACATCCAACTGTTAGTGATATACAATGGGATCCTACAGGAAGGTATATAGCGACAACAGTAAGTAGTTTCTATCAGAAGAATGATAATGCAATATGGTTTTGGAATTGTGTGGGTCGTTGCTTGTATAAAATGAACTTGCGTGGAATTCGCACTTTCATCTGGAGACCACGACCACCTACGCTACTCAGCGCTGAACAGCTGCAG GCTATTAAAAAGAATATGGCAAAATATAATTCACAGTTAGCCAACGAAGATCGTATGCTTGCTTCAAAGGCTAGCAGAGAATTGCTTGAGAAACGACAAAAATTATTAACTGAATTCAATATTTGGAAAAATGCtatcattaaattatataataaagaTGAAGAGGAACGCTTTAGATTAAGAG GTTCTGGCGCTGATACATCATCTCGTGAACCGCAAACAGAAGAAGAATTGGAAATTTTAATCAGTGCTGTACATGAAACAATTCGTAAAAATACAGacgaataa